One genomic window of Lepeophtheirus salmonis chromosome 5, UVic_Lsal_1.4, whole genome shotgun sequence includes the following:
- the LOC121117687 gene encoding lipid scramblase CLPTM1L: protein MLGLRIPSLTTAVSIAFLAYMTHSLWGLAKMWVPPSCEIGVSTKECLKSRLEITPKLNLIFVMDRHPECRRNPQFVGAIQLSSVLEEESKIQIQVPMTDDLKQNGSNLYLGVYSASPHSGEYPSTITKDNWVAAVSKSEVAFYATPLVEYSIPEPETFNLLSGAQNEEKKNPKKDMDRPCSHLRSQITVNVMSDPIRFPRAEIPMEFYHIFRLGSLSKTVYLPIVYINEINLRIKDLRLINKTDTNAKVDITYRPISYGKLRVFLHFTNAFESMKNLGFTKKDNDEIKGILTDTNIVLLGVTFVISAVHLVFDFLSFTNEISFWRNCKSMKGISNTTILWRAFSQFVIFLYLMNENTSLLVLIPSGISAIIEMWKVSKTFKIRISFSGIKFGEEDRSEDEKKTMDYDANAMKYLSYILYPIVIGGAIYSLIYTPHKSWYSWTIQSTANGVYAFGFIFMLPQLFVNYKLKSVAHLPWKAFMYKAFNTFIDDAFAFIITMPTAHRVACFRDDVVFLIYLYQRYLYPIDSNRIDSSAFMDDELPSDKKQS, encoded by the exons ATGTTGGGTCTCCGAATTCCTTCTTTGACCACGGCAGTGTCAATTGCTTTTTTGGCTTATATGACGCATTCCTTATGGGGCTTGGCTAAGATGTGGGTTCCTCCCAGCTGCGAAATCGGTGTTTCAACGAAAGAATGTCTCAAGTCTCGTTTGGAAATAACTCCCAAacttaatttgatatttgtgaTGGATCGTCATCCCGAGTGTCGGCGGAATCCTCAATTTGTTGGGGCCATTCAACTCTCCTCTGTGCTTGAAGAAGAATCCAAAATTCAAATCCAGGTCCCTATGACAGATGATCTCAAACAAAACGGGTCGAATCTCTATCTTGGGGTGTACTCTGCATCTCCTCATAGTGGAGAGTATCCCTCTACAATTACCAAGGATAATTGGGTTGCAGCAGTGTCCAAATCAGAAGTTGCCTTTTATGCAACTCCTCTTGTTGAGTATTCCATACCGGAGCCGGAGACTTTCAATCTCCTCAGTGGTGCTCAGAATGAAGAAAAG aaaaatcccaaaaaagACATGGATCGTCCCTGCTCTCATCTTCGCTCTCAAATAACTGTCAATGTGATGTCAGATCCCATTCGCTTTCCAAGGGCGGAAATCCCAATGGAATTTTATCACATATTTAGACTCGGCTCCCTATCAAAGACGGTATATTTACCCATTGTATACATCAATGAGATTAATCTTCGGATAAAGGATTTACGCTTGATCAATAAAACAGATACGAATGCGAAAGTTGATATTACTTATCGACCTATAAGCTATGGAAAATTAAGGGTCTTCTTACATTTTACGAATGCTTTTGAATCTATGAAGAATTTGGGTTTTACAAAAAAGGATAACGATGAGATCAAAGGGATTTTAACGGATACGAATATCGTTCTGTTGGGTGTAACATTTGTTATATCGGCAGTTCATCTCGTCTTTGATTTCTTGTCGTTTACAAATGAGATTTCCTTTTGGAGAAACTGTAAATCTATGAAGGGTATTTCAAACACAACCATTTTATGGAGAGCTTTTAGTCagtttgtcatatttttatatcttatgaATGAAAATACTTCCCTTCTGGTCCTCATTCCATCTGGAATTTCCGCCATTATTGAGATGTGGAAAGTTagcaaaacttttaaaatacgaatttcattttctg ggaTCAAATTCGGAGAGGAAGACCGAAGTGAAGATGAAAAGAAAACAATGGACTATGATGCTAATGCAATGAAGTATTTAAGTTATATCTTGTATCCAATTGTTATTGGAGGAGCTATTTATTCGTTAATCTACACACCTCACAAGTCTTGGTATTCCTGGACGATTCAAAGTACTGCTAATGGTGTTTATGCATTTGGATTTATATTCATGCTCCCACAACTCTTTGTAAATTACAAACTTAAATCTGTTGCACATTTGCCGTGGAAGGCCTTCATGTATAAGgcatttaatacttttattgatGATGCCTTTGCATTCATAATTACGATGCCGACTGCCCATCGTGTTGCTTGTTTTAGAGATGACGTtgtttttctcatttatttgtACCAAAGATACTTATATCCCATCGATAGTAATCGTATTGATTCATCGGCATTTATGGATGATGAATTACCGTCTGATAAAAAACagtcataa
- the LOC121118180 gene encoding F-box only protein 9 encodes MSVYSGNRSVDPCSEEEQEEEDDDSNHAENELENFRQEWKNEVRNKRVDSETVDQVEDNLNSGLVSQATELFQQGVECENNGDLYDAVKYYKKAFQLVPDIEKKTFDLVSHSKSANVNPTTKSHQPMDELEKNFSKYINLSSLNIVVNDGKICDKEFDQDTTHLSALPQEILIHILKWTVSDELDVHSLERVSSVCKGFYIASRSPVLWKNICVRTWGLHNVENSTKNWRDYFIRKPRVLPYGCYISKTTYMREGEKGFQDECYRAWHVVHYFRYIRFFTSGVVLMAMSADPPESVVKSLKHCYWPPPVQGTMYGRFKIMRNKVVCVLIRKSEHKVNNPRKKQFKRKDSSYVYVAPEQEMHIEFEIKCRKNRRLEWSRYFIVSKYNNGVEKANEVDITNINHYPPFKFSPVTSYIGSSEAPL; translated from the exons ATG TCAGTTTACTCAGGTAACCGCTCTGTGGATCCATGCTCAGAGGAGGAACAAGAAGAAGAGGACGACGACTCCAATCATGCAGAG AATGAATTGGAAAACTTTCGTCAAGAATGGAAAAATGAAGTGAGAAACAAAAGAGTTGACTCAGAAACGGTTGATCAAGTTGAGGATAATCTTAATTCGGGTCTAGTTTCTCAA GCGACGGAGCTGTTTCAGCAAGGTGTTGAATGTGAGAACAATGGCGATTTGTATGATGCAGTCAAGTACTATAAGAAAGCTTTTCAATTGGTTCCTGACATAGAGAAAAAGACTTTTGATCTTGTTTCTCATTCCAAATCTGCAAATGTCAACCCTACCACTAAGTCTCATCAACCCATGGACGAACTGGAAAagaatttttccaaatatataaatttaagctCCCTAAATATCGTTGTGAATGATGGAAAAATTTGTGATAAAGAATTTGATCAAGAT acaacCCATTTAAGTGCCTTGCCACAAGAGAtccttatacatattttaaaatggacTGTGTCAGATGAATTGGATGTGCATTCTTTGGAAAGAGTTTCATCCGTGTGTAAAGGGTTTTATATAGCTTCCAGATCACCTGTTCTATGGAAAAACATATGTGTGAGAACATGGGGTCTTCATAATGTGGAAAATTCTACTAAAAATTGGAGGGACTATTTTATTCGTAAGCCGAGAGTTCTTCCCTATGGTTGTTATATTTCTAAAACGACTTACATGCGTGAGGGGGAAAAAGGATTTCAAGATGAATGCTATAGAGCCTGGCATGTTGTacattattttagatatatccGATTCTTCACTTCTGGAGTTGTTTTGATGGCAATGTCCGCTGACCCTCCTGAATCAGTTGTGAAATCTTTAAAACACTGTTATTG GCCACCACCAGTTCAAGGTACAATGTATGGTCGTTTTAAGATTATGAGAAATAAAGTGGTGTGTGTTCTTATCCGAAAGTCCGAACATAAAGTGAATAATCCaaggaaaaaacaatttaagagAAAAGATTCATCTTATGTATATGTGGCTCCTGAACAAGAAATGCATATC GAGTTCGAAATAAAGTGCCGAAAAAATCGAAGGCTTGAATGGTCCCGATATTTTATcgtctcaaaatataataatggtgTCGAAAAAGCGAATGAAGTGGATATAACTAATATCAATCATTATCCtccttttaaattttctccAGTTACATCATATATTGGCTCATCGGAAGCACCTTTgtga